CCTCGATGTCCAGCGTTCGCAGGGCTACTCGGCGGAGACGCTCGCCACCATCGCGTCGGCGGACGGCATCAGCACCTCCGGGGCGTTCTTCACCAACGACGCCTCCGCCGACATCCAGTGGCCCTTCGCGGTGGGGACGAGCATGAGCTCGGGCTACGGCATGCGCTGGGGCCGCCTGCACGAGGGCATCGACTTCACGCCCGGCGACGGGGCTCCCGTCCAGGCGATCGCCGACGGCGTCGTGCGCATCGCGACGGAGTCGGGCGGCGCCTACGGCGTCACGGTGTACATCGACCACGTCATCGACGGCAAGGTTGTGACGAGCCATTACGCGCACATGCAGTACGGCTCTCTGCAGGTCGTCCAGGGCCAGAAGGTGGAGGCGGGCGACATCGTCGGGCTCACCGGCAACACCGGCCGCTCGTACGGTGCGCACATGCACTTCGAGATCATCATCAACGGGTCGACGACAGACCCCCTGCCCTGGCTGCAGGAGTACGCGAACACGCGCTATTCCGACGACGAGGAGGCTGCGGCGGACGCGAGCCTGGCCACCCTCCTGGGAGACGAGATCACGGTCGAGTGATCGACGCGCGCGGCCTGTGCGCGTTCGAACACACGCGCCGGGGATGATATCCTCGTGTGGTTGCCTTCTGAAGGCGGCATGCCCCGATAGCTCAGTGGCAGAGCACTTCCATGGTAAGGAAGGGGTCGTCAGTTCAATCCTGACTCGGGGCTCGCGGCATCTGCGGATGCATCGCGGCAGGGTAGCTCAGTTGGTGAGAGCGCACGACTCATAATCGTGAGGTCGCGGGTTCAAGCCCCGCTCCTGCTACAGAATGAAACCCCCGGTTTTCCGGGGGTTTTGTCGTATGTGGGGCGATATCTGGAGGAGTGGCCTCGGCGGTTGTGCCGGTTTTGTGCCGGTGGCCGCTCAGCAGACGGCCTCTGAACGCGCAGTAGTCGTTGACTAGGCCTCCAGCTCGGGACCCACTTCATCGTCCGAGAACGCATCGTCCACTGATGGTATGGCGGTCGCACTAGGGGCGAGCCAATCGCTATCTGGCCTGGCGACTAGACGCGCGTTTGTGTAGGCCATGTCGAGGGTCAGTACCGTATGACCGCGATACGCTCGGTCACCTACAACCGAGACCACGAGCGCTAGATCGGCAGTCCGATCGCCTGTCAGGTCCAGTGGCATCAAGAACTGAGCCCCCGCTTCTCCCAGCTTGGGATACCACTGCGGGATTACGAGCTTGTGGTTTCGTCGGACTCGACGCAACGTCAGATTGATGGCCGAATCAAGGGCCTGTCGAGCGCGTAGCGGTTGCTCGATCATCTCTGCAGGGAATCGATCGATGTTGTCCCCCAGAATGTGGTCATACGCAAGCTTGAGTTCGCGTCGCCAGTCGTAGACCAACTCCGAAGCCGAAGTTACGTACTCGGCCATCTGCGGCGGTTGATCGAAGTTCCGCAGGAGGTCTCGGCTCGACTCAGTTACCCAACCGGTGAAATACCAACGCTGCGCTGCGTGCTGGTTGCGCTGGAAGAAGCCGAAGATTTCTTCGGCATGAGGAGTGAGAAGGCCTGTGTTGAAAGCCGCGAACTCGCCATCCGCGGTTACCGCGATCTTGTCTTCCATGACCAACCGCCGATATGTGTACCGCAAGAAGCTATCCAGGATCGGCAAAGGGCGTCCGGTCGGCGTAGACCCCGTCCACTCTTCGGGCTCGGAGAGATGCGCGAGCGACGTCAATGTTTCTTCCCACGCGAGGCGTCCCAACTCAACTGGCTCGATCGTGCCTGGTGCCTGCCGGGGTCCCCGATACGGGAAGAACGCGAACGACCGCAGACGCTCAGCATGGCCTTCGGTTACAGGGCCGATTTCGCCTGACTGCCGTCGGGCCACATCCGCTGGAGTCGGGAACGAGTTCATCTCTGAACCCTAGCGCGGCGCTTCCGAGATCGCGTCAAGTCGCGTCCGCGGGTGCTAGGGACCTAGCAGTTCGCCGATCTCTCGTTGAAATCAGCTTTTGTCCCTCCAATAGGCTACAAATGCTGTATGTCAGGTCGCACTTTTTCCCGCCTCGGAGCGATCGCGTCCGAGCGCTGGGGCATGGTCACGACGTCGCAGGCCTCCGCTGCTGGGATCCCCCGTAAGACGCTGTCCGGTCTTGCTGCCTCCGGCGCAGTCGAGCGTGTTGCTCAAGGCGTGTATCGCATGGCAGGCGCTCCGGCTGCGGTGCTGGAGATAGATACGATCCGGATCCACTGGCTCGCTCTCGGCGGCTCGGTATCGGTGGTCGCCGCGGGGGTGACAGCGACCACTCTGCACAGCATCGGCGACTGGTTCCCCAACACGAGCGATTTCGTGACCCCGACTCGACGCACGACTCGACTCGACGGCGTTC
This window of the Microbacterium sp. AB genome carries:
- a CDS encoding M23 family metallopeptidase, which produces MTTPPNPQSDRVQARADEAVLPEPPLTRRRLRELASATPEIINDGDADFGEPLKVAEQVASATGAIPLPRDEDEFLAAARALRFTGETPVVAPAEAAKAPTPEKVSSDAAHVAPRRRPAFRRVATTAASIGAMGVIGLLAVGMTTPLGAIAQGDGANAAASVSIAADSDEQALGDEEIQAFVASSDVQNLDVQRSQGYSAETLATIASADGISTSGAFFTNDASADIQWPFAVGTSMSSGYGMRWGRLHEGIDFTPGDGAPVQAIADGVVRIATESGGAYGVTVYIDHVIDGKVVTSHYAHMQYGSLQVVQGQKVEAGDIVGLTGNTGRSYGAHMHFEIIINGSTTDPLPWLQEYANTRYSDDEEAAADASLATLLGDEITVE
- a CDS encoding DUF3825 domain-containing protein → MNSFPTPADVARRQSGEIGPVTEGHAERLRSFAFFPYRGPRQAPGTIEPVELGRLAWEETLTSLAHLSEPEEWTGSTPTGRPLPILDSFLRYTYRRLVMEDKIAVTADGEFAAFNTGLLTPHAEEIFGFFQRNQHAAQRWYFTGWVTESSRDLLRNFDQPPQMAEYVTSASELVYDWRRELKLAYDHILGDNIDRFPAEMIEQPLRARQALDSAINLTLRRVRRNHKLVIPQWYPKLGEAGAQFLMPLDLTGDRTADLALVVSVVGDRAYRGHTVLTLDMAYTNARLVARPDSDWLAPSATAIPSVDDAFSDDEVGPELEA
- a CDS encoding type IV toxin-antitoxin system AbiEi family antitoxin domain-containing protein, with translation MSGRTFSRLGAIASERWGMVTTSQASAAGIPRKTLSGLAASGAVERVAQGVYRMAGAPAAVLEIDTIRIHWLALGGSVSVVAAGVTATTLHSIGDWFPNTSDFVTPTRRTTRLDGVRLRTKVLHSVDVTLVDGLPTMTVERAIADLIEAREDPSLIADALRHAAQRGTFLRPRRFAQLLDPLAHRNGEVTGGALAGRLMLAAGLDKSWTARLQ